A DNA window from Arachis hypogaea cultivar Tifrunner chromosome 18, arahy.Tifrunner.gnm2.J5K5, whole genome shotgun sequence contains the following coding sequences:
- the LOC112770229 gene encoding uncharacterized protein, producing the protein MSPGSPKSQLTIVTPSSSLRPSRNRQCLFLPSVAEFLLSAASLLLPPPWLQCFFVLRGVLTSPLFCFCFAASASLGCASLLLFCCCFTASAVCGLSSVFVSLKPEKENQIAGLSVAVTTLDIELHYRDEVYDHLISKEFQKGYTVWVHHSERISDMDSESDESEVHEGFVDDIHGLLNETFRHVLEGDKDGDGPNEDVKKFYNLLEEGKQELYPGCKKFSTLSFIIRLYLLKTLNGWSNASFTALLELLKEVIPHLNIPDSFNKIKAMVKDLGLGYNKIHACPNDCVLFWDTYEDDEFCPICGASKYIENVEVDIKVDKLKKKPVPTKVLRHFPLIPRLKKLFLCSKTAESLRWHDENRSKDGKLRHPADGQSWKDFDRLHPDFAKESRNIRLGLASDGFNLFRTMSISHSTWPVVLVAYNLPLWCCMKPEYVMMSLLIPGPCSPGKSINVYLQPLIKELKVLWEVGVETYDASKNKTFQLHAALLWTISDFSAYAMLSGWSTKGKLACPCCNYDTFSCYLKHSRKICYMDHRKFLAMDHPYRMDKRSFNGDVELRSSPALLYEEQIFEDLKDFDNQNTLRHCLDVMHIEKNICDNILGTLLDIPGKSKDHANARYDLKDMGIRKKLQPKEIDGGKKAKISKCVHVAEKKISCYKSHDAYFMLHYLLLKSYVRNKSCPEGSIAEGYLAEECLTFCSREYEGHVNNQTKGRKWKKAKTLSHDFSEWFKERASHEDVPKQLKDLSRGLNTVAKRFSSYVINGYKFQTREHDASHTTQNSGVTLVCETPSFASAKDNNPMTKSVTYFSEINDIIELDYYACFKFVLFNCDWFEVKEENFGLTSVHFNKRCSRDDSFVLASQVHQCFYIQDPFNKDKHYVLDTMPRNLFNMYDGYDVEAEESNQKDPFDQANNLFVPKDNCEVQ; encoded by the exons ATGTCACCAGGAAGCCCTAAATCGCAACTCACCATCGTCACACCATCATCGTCGCTGCGTCCTTCCCGAAATCGTCAATGCCTCTTCCTTCCCAGCGTCGCTGAGTTTCTCCTCTCCGCGGCGTCGCTGCTTCTCCCCCCTCCGTGGCTTCAGTGCTTCTTCGTTCTCCGCGGCGTCCTTACGTCTCCCCTGTTCTGCTTTTGCTTCGCTGCTTCTGCTTCACTGGGTTGTGCTTCGCTGCTTCTGTTTTGCTGCTGCTTCACTGCATCGGCCGTTTGTGGGTTGTCATCTGTG TTTGTCTCTTTAAAACCAGAAAAAGAGAATCAAATAGCGGGACTCTCTGTAGCTGTGACTACCTTAGACATTGAGCTACACTATAG GGATGAAGTTTATGATCATTTAATAAGTAAGGAATTTCAAAAAGGTTACACTGTGTGGGTTCATCACAGCGAAAGGATAAGTGACATGGATAGTGAATCCGATGAGAGTGAAGTCCATGAAGGATTTGTCGACGACATTCATGGGCTGCTAAACGAGACGTTTCGGCATGTGCTTGAAGGAGATAAAGATGGTGATGGGCCAAACGAAGATGTAAAAAAGTTTTATAACTTGCTTGAAGAAGGAAAACAAGAGTTATATCCTGGCTGTAAAAAATTTTCGACATTATCATTCATTATCCGATTGTATTTGTTGAAGACTCTTAATGGTTGGAGCAACGCATCCTTTACTGCTCTACTTGAATTACTGAAAGAAGTGATTCCTCATTTGAATATTCCTGattcttttaataaaatcaaGGCCATGGTAAAAGATTTAGGACTTGGTTATAATAAAATTCATGCTTGTCCCAACGATTGTGTTCTGTTCTGGGATACATATGAAGACGATGAATTTTGTCCAATTTGTGGAGCTTCCAAGTACATAGAAAATGTTGAGGTAGATATAAAAGTTGATAAGTTGAAGAAAAAACCTGTGCCTACGAAGGTTTTGAGGCATTTTCCACTGATTCCAAGGCTTAAGAAGCTATTCTTGTGTTCAAAAACAGCTGAATCATTAAGGTGGCACGATGAAAATCGTTCAAAGGATGGAAAGTTAAGACACCCAGCTGATGGCCAATCATGGAAGGACTTTGACAGGCTTCATCCCGATTTTGCTAAAGAATCTCGTAACATAAGATTAGGGCTAGCTAGCGATGGATTTAATCTATTTAGAACCATGAGCATCTCCCATAGTACATGGCCGGTAGTTTTGGTCGCATACAATCTTCCTTTATGGTGTTGCATGAAACCAGAGTATGTCATGATGTCCTTGCTCATCCCTGGACCATGTTCACCTGGAAAAAGCATTAATGTCTATCTTCAGCCATTAATTAAAGAGTTGAAGGTTTTATGGGAAGTTGGAGTGGAAACATATGATGCTTCAAAGAATAAAACTTTTCAACTACATGCAGCACTTTTATGGACCATAAGTGACTTTTCAGCTTATGCTATGTTATCCGGTTGGAGCACAAAGGGAAAGTTAGCATGTCCTTGTTGTAATTATGACACCTTCTCTTGTTATTTAAAACATAGCCGGAAGATATGCTACATGGATCACCGTAAATTTTTGGCTATGGATCATCCATATAGGATGGACAAAAGATCTTTCAATGGCGATGTTGAATTGAGGTCTTCACCAGCTTTATTATATGAGGAAcaaatttttgaagatttgaaagatTTTGATAAT CAAAATACATTGCGCCATTGTCTTGATGTTATGCACATCGAGAAAAACATATGTGATAACATACTTGGAACTTTATTAGACATTCCAGGAAAGTCCAAAGATCATGCAAATGCTCGTTATGATCTCAAAGATATGGGCATAAGAAAAAAACTTCAACCAAAGGAGATAGATGGtggaaagaaagcaaaaatttcTAAG TGTGTTCATGTTGCTGAGAAAAAGATATCATGCTACAAAAGTCATGATGCTTATTTTATGTTGCATTATTTGTT GTTAAAGTCCTACGTTCGCAATAAGAGCTGCCCCGAAGGTTCAATTGCTGAAGGATATTTAGCCGAGGAATGCTTGACATTTTGCTCAAG AGAGTATGAGGGACATGTCAACAATCAAACTAAAGGtagaaaatggaagaaggcaaaaaCTCTAAGCCATGATTTTAGTGAATGGTTCAAAGAACGTGCTTCTCATGAAGATGTTCCGAAACAACTTAAAGATTTGTCTAGAGGCCTAAACACAGTTGCAAAACGATTTTCTAGTTATGTAATCAATGGCTACAAATTTCAAACTAGAGAACATGATGCAAGCCACACAACTCAAAACAGTGGTGTGACTTTGGTGTGCGAAACACCAAGCTTTGCTAGTGCCAAAGACAACAACCCAATGACAAAATCCGTAACATATTTTAGTGAAATAAATGACATAATTGAGTTAGACTATTATGCATGTTTCAAATTTGTTCTCTTCAATTGTGATTGGTTTGAAGTTAAAGAAGAGAATTTTGGTCTAACTTCAGTTCATTTTAATAAAAGATGTTCTCGGGATGATTCTTTTGTATTAGCTTCACAAGTCCACCAATGCTTTTATATTCAAGACCCTTTTAACAAAGACAAGCATTATGTCTTGGACACAATGCCAAGGAATTTATTCAATATGTATGATGGGTATGATGTTGAAGCCGAAGAGTCTAATCAGAAGGACCCCTTTGATCAAGCGAATAATTTGTTTGTGCCAAAGGATAATTGTGAAGTTCAATAG